The following proteins come from a genomic window of Elgaria multicarinata webbii isolate HBS135686 ecotype San Diego chromosome 10, rElgMul1.1.pri, whole genome shotgun sequence:
- the LRIT3 gene encoding leucine-rich repeat, immunoglobulin-like domain and transmembrane domain-containing protein 3, with amino-acid sequence MYLITAVCIVMSFFEEADSFCPSQCICIYHGRSDGTGTRSVLCNDPDMFEIPVNVPVDTVKLRIEKTVIRKIPTEAFYYLVDLKYLWLTYNSVANIDTSSFYNLKQLHELRLDGNLLSNFPWESLAEMPNLRTLDLHNNKVTSIPAEAGKYLRNLTYLDISSNKLTSLPSDLMDIWLPFSETATSRNVDSIAQRIILGLQDNPWYCDCRISKLIELSKIVDTVVVLLDPFVACSGPESLAGILFQRAELEQCLKPSVITSATKITSPLGSNVLLRCDATGYPTPQLTWVRSDNIPVNYTVIQESPGEGVRWSIISLTGISYKDAGDYRCKAKNLAGMSEASVTVTVVGVITTTVSPQKYGKKTEADQQNTTQEEIKQEPLNATTAASTVLPTTTSSPTTLAATERSTTERATDKKQLKSMPDGKKVSKAITNGSKKQPGDISKKDGAASLTPATAAIQTVAVKNLRVIPETDERVTLMWKTVNASNNSALTVLYSKYGEKDMLPLSMDPTKNKVTIDGLEPSTQYMACVCPKGIPPPKDQCIIFSTNGIRMEEDSQISILLVASGVACVIVLPLIFFLLYKVLMLHRKPKSTREADLAKETYVKFETLSLKPRSVGAGGELWARRNTEESERLLLCSRSSMDSQMTFKSEGSRSEYFC; translated from the exons ATGTATCTGATTACTGCTGTCTGCATTGTGATGAGCTTTTTTGAAGAAGCAGATAGTTTCTGCCCTTCTCAGTGCATTTGCATTTACCATGGCAGAAGTGACGGCACTGGAACAAG GTCTGTGCTGTGTAATGATCCTGATATGTTTGAAATCCCTGTAAATGTTCCAGTGGACACTGTAAAACTCCGAATAGAAAAGACCGTCATCCGAAAGATCCCAACAGAAGCCTTCTACTACTTGGTGGATCTCAAATACCTGTGGCTCACATACAACTCTGTGGCAAACATCGACACCAGCAGCttttataatttaaaacagtTGCATGAGTTGCGTCTGGATGGGAATTTGCTGTCAAATTTCCCTTGGGAATCTTTGGCTGAGATGCCCAACCTCCGAACCCTTGACTTACACAACAATAAAGTGACCAGTATTCCGGCCGAGGCTGGCAAATATTTGAGAAACCTCACTTACCTGGACATTTCTAGCAACAAATTAACCTCCTTGCCATCTGACCTCATGGATATCtggcttccattttctgaaaCAGCAACATCCAGAAACGTAGACTCCATAGCACAGAGGATCATATTAG GTTTGCAGGACAACCCGTGGTATTGTGATTGTCGGATATCCAAGCTAATTGAACTATCCAAAAttgtggatactgttgttgtgcTTCTGGACCCATTTGTGGCTTGCAGTGGACCCGAGAGCCTGGCTGGAATCCTATTTCAAAGGGCAGAGCTGGAACAGTGTTTGAAACCATCAGTAATTACTTCAGCCACAAAAATCACCTCGCCTCTGGGAAGCAATGTTCTACTACGCTGTGACGCAACTGGCTATCCCACCCCACAACTCACCTGGGTTAGATCAGACAACATACCAGTGAACTATACAG TTATTCAAGAAAGTCCAGGAGAGGGTGTAAGATGGTCCATCATTAGCTTGACAGGCATTTCCTACAAGGATGCAGGTGACTACAGGTGTAAAGCCAAAAATTTGGCTGGAATGTCAGAAGCTTCTGTTACTGTCACTGTGGTTGGTGTTATCACCACGACAGTGTCGCCACAAAAATATGGGAAAAAGACTGAAGCAGACCAGCAAAACACCACCCAAGAAGAGATCAAGCAAGAACCCTTAAATGCGACGACTGCTGCTTCTACAGTATTGCCTACGACCACCTCTTCTCCTACCACACTGGCTGCCACTGAAAGGTCTACAACCGAAAGAGCCACTGACAAAAAACAACTCAAGTCCATGCCTGATGGAAAAAAGGTTTCTAAGGCAATTACCAATGGAAGCAAAAAACAGCCGGGTGACATTAGTAAGAAAGATGGTGCTGCATCGCTCActccagcaacagcagcaatacaaactGTTGCAGTAAAAAACCTAAGAGTCATTCCTGAAACCGACGAAAGGGTTACCTTAATGTGGAAAACCGTCAATGCCTCCAACAACTCTGCTCTGACAGTGTTGTACTCAAAGTACGGGGAGAAAGACATGCTGCCACTGAGCATGGACCCCACCAAAAACAAAGTCACAATAGATGGTTTGGAACCCAGTACACAGTATATGGCTTGCGTCTGTCCCAAAGGGATTCCTCCCCCAAAGGACCAATGCATCATTTTCTCTACGAATGGAATCAGAATGGAAGAGGATTCTCAGATTTCCATTTTGCTGGTGGCCAGTGGGGTTGCCTGTGTAATTGTTCTACCgttgatattttttttactttataaaGTCTTAATGCTTCACAGAAAACCCAAATCCACCAGGGAAGCGGACCTTGCGAAAGAAACCTATGTCAAATTTGAAACTCTTTCCTTGAAACCACGTTCAGTGGGGGCAGGTGGAGAGCTTTGGGCCCGTCGGAACACTGAAGAGTCCGAACGACTGCTCCTTTGTTCTAGGTCAAGTATGGATTCTCAGATGACCTTCAAAAGTGAAGGTTCAAGGTCGGAGTACTTCTGCTGA